Proteins encoded within one genomic window of Brachybacterium sp. P6-10-X1:
- a CDS encoding IlvD/Edd family dehydratase, whose protein sequence is MELRSSQWYAGEDRNAYIHRAWMRRGVPDDAFRGRPQIAIANTASDLTPCNAHLTGIAQFVKNGILEAGGVPQELPVVSLGETNVRPTAMLWRNMAAMSTEEMLRANPVDGVVLLGGCDKTIPSLLMAAASVDIPAVVVPGGPMQSGTFRGAPLGCGTGVWKLSEEVRAGTLSQEDFTRSESAMVRSAGHCNTMGTASTMALVAEALGTIVPGIAGTPASDARLSEAAQLTGRLAVDLVKDGRTPSAFLTKGSFHNAIVALGAIGGSTNAVVHLLAIAGRLGIDLTVEDFDRIGSHVPLLVDLQPAGRHLMEDLFRAGGLLAVLRQVEDLLDPEALTITGKPLVDHLEDAEIFDPEVISVRERPVQDDAGIALLRGNLAPDGAIIKPAAATGELLQHRGRALVFDSIEDFRARIDDPELEVDADSVMILRGCGPKGYPGMPEVANMPLPTKLLEQGVRDMVRICDGRMSGTAYGTVILHVAPEAAAGGPLGLVRTGDWIVLDVAGRRLDVELGDQELAAREPSSAMTEAFAAPARGWERLYVDHVQQADTGADLDFLVGASGSEVGRESH, encoded by the coding sequence ATGGAGCTCCGCAGCAGCCAGTGGTACGCGGGCGAGGACCGCAACGCCTACATCCACCGCGCCTGGATGCGTCGCGGGGTGCCCGACGACGCCTTCCGCGGCCGACCCCAGATCGCGATCGCCAACACCGCCAGCGACCTCACCCCCTGCAATGCGCATCTGACCGGCATCGCCCAGTTCGTGAAGAACGGGATCCTCGAGGCCGGCGGCGTGCCGCAGGAGCTGCCGGTGGTCTCCCTCGGCGAGACCAATGTGCGCCCCACCGCGATGCTCTGGCGGAACATGGCAGCGATGAGCACCGAGGAGATGCTGCGCGCCAACCCCGTCGACGGCGTGGTGCTCCTCGGCGGCTGCGACAAGACCATCCCCTCCCTGCTCATGGCCGCCGCCAGCGTCGACATCCCCGCCGTCGTCGTCCCGGGCGGACCGATGCAGAGCGGCACCTTCCGCGGCGCCCCGCTGGGCTGCGGCACCGGCGTGTGGAAGCTCAGCGAGGAGGTGCGCGCCGGGACGCTCTCGCAGGAGGACTTCACCCGCTCCGAGTCCGCGATGGTCCGCAGTGCGGGCCACTGCAACACCATGGGCACCGCGTCGACGATGGCGCTGGTCGCCGAGGCGCTCGGGACCATCGTGCCCGGGATCGCGGGCACCCCCGCCTCCGATGCCCGCCTCAGCGAGGCCGCCCAGCTCACCGGTCGTCTCGCCGTGGACCTGGTGAAGGACGGCCGCACCCCCTCGGCCTTCCTCACCAAGGGCTCCTTCCACAACGCGATCGTCGCGCTCGGCGCGATCGGCGGGTCGACCAACGCCGTGGTGCACCTGCTCGCGATCGCCGGTCGCCTCGGCATCGACCTCACGGTGGAGGATTTCGACCGCATCGGCTCCCATGTGCCACTGCTGGTGGACCTCCAGCCCGCCGGTCGCCACCTCATGGAGGACCTCTTCCGCGCCGGTGGCCTGCTGGCCGTGCTGCGGCAGGTCGAGGACCTGCTGGACCCGGAGGCGCTGACCATCACGGGGAAGCCGCTCGTGGACCACCTCGAGGATGCGGAGATCTTCGATCCTGAGGTGATCTCCGTGCGGGAGCGCCCGGTCCAGGACGACGCCGGCATCGCCCTGCTGCGCGGCAACCTCGCGCCCGACGGCGCCATCATCAAACCCGCCGCCGCCACCGGTGAGCTGCTCCAGCACCGCGGCAGGGCGCTCGTCTTCGACAGCATCGAGGACTTCCGTGCTCGGATCGACGATCCCGAGCTCGAGGTCGACGCAGACTCCGTCATGATCCTGCGAGGCTGCGGCCCCAAGGGCTATCCGGGCATGCCCGAGGTCGCCAACATGCCGCTGCCCACCAAGCTGCTCGAGCAGGGCGTGCGGGACATGGTGCGCATCTGCGACGGTCGCATGTCCGGCACCGCCTACGGCACCGTGATCCTCCACGTCGCGCCGGAAGCCGCTGCGGGCGGACCGCTCGGTCTGGTGCGCACGGGCGACTGGATCGTGCTGGACGTTGCCGGGCGGCGTCTGGACGTGGAGCTCGGCGACCAGGAGCTGGCGGCGCGCGAGCCGTCCTCCGCGATGACCGAGGCGTTCGCCGCGCCGGCGCGGGGGTGGGAGCGGCTGTACGTCGACCATGTCCAGCAGGCCGACACCGGCGCCGACCTCGACTTCCTCGTCGGCGCGAGCGGCTCCGAGGTGGGGCGCGAGTCGCACTGA
- a CDS encoding NAD(P)-dependent alcohol dehydrogenase, translating to MQTTQTTQTTQTTQTMRAALYDSYGGPEVLYVGEVPVPEPSAGEVLVRVRASSINGGELAVRAGTLRLLTGRRFPRKLGIDLVGEVAALGADVTTVTVGDRVWGTVEEIESGATAQYALVRPDKIAHAPSGLSAVESVSLIAGGTTAITALRDHAGLKPGERLLVRGASGGVGSLAVQIGHLFGAHVTGLAGAKNLDFVRSLGADEVFDYRTTQPEELGRFDVVLDTAGTEHRRYRRLLAPGGRMVAVGLDVARLAPSIAYLATSVRHGARRVRFFRGDPRSDLLAELTRLVDSWDLRPVVDTVHPLEDIAVAHHALAAGGARGKHVVDIG from the coding sequence ATGCAGACCACGCAGACCACACAGACCACACAGACCACACAGACCATGCGGGCCGCGCTGTACGACAGCTACGGAGGGCCGGAGGTGCTCTACGTCGGAGAGGTCCCGGTGCCGGAGCCCTCCGCCGGGGAGGTGCTCGTGCGGGTCCGCGCCTCGAGCATCAACGGCGGCGAGCTCGCCGTCCGTGCCGGGACGCTGCGCCTGCTCACAGGCCGCAGATTCCCGAGGAAGCTCGGCATCGACCTCGTCGGAGAGGTCGCCGCCCTCGGCGCCGACGTCACGACGGTGACGGTGGGGGACCGGGTGTGGGGAACCGTCGAGGAGATCGAGTCGGGGGCGACGGCGCAGTACGCCCTCGTGCGTCCCGACAAGATCGCGCACGCACCGAGCGGCCTCAGCGCCGTCGAGTCCGTGTCCCTCATCGCCGGCGGCACGACGGCGATCACCGCGCTGCGTGACCATGCCGGCCTCAAGCCGGGGGAGCGGCTGCTGGTACGAGGCGCGAGCGGCGGGGTCGGGAGCCTCGCCGTGCAGATCGGACACCTGTTCGGCGCGCACGTCACCGGGCTCGCCGGGGCGAAGAACCTCGACTTCGTGCGATCCCTCGGGGCCGACGAGGTCTTCGACTACCGCACGACGCAGCCCGAGGAGCTGGGGCGCTTCGACGTCGTCCTCGACACCGCCGGGACCGAGCACCGCCGCTACCGGCGCCTGCTCGCCCCGGGGGGACGGATGGTCGCCGTCGGCCTCGACGTCGCACGCCTCGCGCCGAGCATCGCCTACCTCGCGACATCGGTCCGCCACGGCGCACGCCGCGTGCGGTTCTTCCGCGGCGATCCCCGCAGCGACCTGCTCGCGGAGCTGACCCGCCTCGTCGACAGCTGGGACCTGCGCCCAGTGGTCGATACGGTCCATCCCCTGGAGGACATCGCCGTCGCCCATCATGCCCTGGCGGCCGGCGGGGCACGCGGCAAGCACGTGGTGGACATCGGGTGA
- a CDS encoding dipeptide epimerase, which translates to MSERVTKPETSALREAAREPMTVVAVRAHRHRAPLLRPFVTAARRTEAVEYVVAEVELADGTVGQGSAAETVAVTGESAGTIAAALTGPLRRAVDGTDGTVLELSARIAGALDGATSAQAALEVAVHDAWARRLDAPLVELLGGRVGDGLMNDMTISLEDPEVMAAHARDAVAGGEQILKIKLGRDIDEDRRRLAAVVEAAPDARLRLDANQGWEPEQAIDIITGFIADGLPLDLVEQPVAAANIEGLARVSAAVEVPIMADESVWDTADARRLVEADAVDLLNIKLAKTGGLRGALAIADVALEAGVECMVGAMMEPRISITAAAHLAIAHPAITMIDLDPPAWFASDVPAGGYGQDSGWLSLTGGPGLGLDRLEADVDPSDPIGDDR; encoded by the coding sequence GTGAGCGAGCGCGTCACGAAGCCGGAGACCTCCGCCCTGCGAGAGGCGGCACGAGAACCGATGACCGTGGTGGCGGTGCGCGCGCACCGGCACCGGGCGCCGCTGCTGAGGCCGTTCGTCACCGCCGCCCGGCGCACCGAGGCGGTGGAGTACGTGGTGGCCGAGGTGGAGCTCGCCGACGGCACCGTCGGTCAGGGCAGCGCGGCGGAGACCGTCGCGGTCACCGGCGAATCGGCCGGGACGATCGCGGCCGCGCTGACCGGTCCGCTGCGCCGGGCGGTCGACGGGACCGACGGAACGGTCCTCGAGCTCTCCGCGCGGATCGCCGGGGCGCTCGACGGCGCGACCAGCGCGCAGGCCGCGCTCGAGGTCGCCGTGCACGACGCCTGGGCCCGCCGTCTCGACGCTCCCCTGGTGGAGCTCCTGGGCGGCCGGGTCGGCGACGGGCTGATGAACGACATGACCATCTCGCTGGAGGATCCGGAGGTGATGGCGGCGCACGCCCGCGATGCCGTCGCCGGTGGCGAGCAGATCCTGAAGATCAAGCTCGGCCGCGACATCGACGAGGACCGCCGACGCCTGGCCGCCGTGGTCGAGGCCGCCCCCGACGCCCGGCTGCGACTGGATGCCAACCAGGGCTGGGAGCCGGAGCAGGCGATCGACATCATCACCGGCTTCATCGCCGACGGCCTGCCGCTGGACCTGGTCGAGCAGCCGGTCGCCGCGGCGAACATCGAGGGCCTGGCCCGGGTCTCCGCCGCGGTGGAGGTGCCGATCATGGCCGACGAATCCGTCTGGGACACCGCCGATGCCCGGCGCCTGGTCGAGGCCGACGCGGTGGATCTGCTGAACATCAAGCTCGCCAAGACCGGCGGGCTGCGCGGGGCCCTGGCCATCGCGGACGTGGCCCTGGAGGCGGGGGTGGAGTGCATGGTCGGCGCCATGATGGAGCCGCGCATCTCGATCACCGCCGCAGCGCATCTGGCGATCGCCCATCCCGCGATCACGATGATCGATCTGGATCCGCCGGCCTGGTTCGCCTCCGACGTGCCCGCCGGCGGGTACGGGCAGGACAGCGGCTGGTTGAGCCTGACCGGCGGGCCGGGTCTCGGGCTCGATCGACTCGAGGCCGACGTCGACCCGTCCGACCCGATCGGAGATGATCGATGA
- a CDS encoding serine hydrolase, protein MPIPTAAAPDHVAVSACLLDAEGAVLAADDADRPYYAASTIKLHVLLAALRAADAGSLDLDESVPATRTFLGAGSAPFTLGGDHLDPTHPADGDSVRVRELLTRMIDRSSNEATDHVIELIGLDAVADAITELGLTSTRVERMIGDASALAAGATNETSAADLARTMRALVRPTAELSPSSRGLARTALRAQQIPVIARALREGVPWGSKSGWVDGYRHDVAFLDDPDSPDVRFLAVMTAGLDPEDADVRILRVVRELCPDLSR, encoded by the coding sequence ATGCCGATCCCCACCGCTGCCGCGCCCGATCACGTCGCCGTCTCCGCCTGCCTGCTCGATGCGGAGGGCGCGGTGCTGGCCGCCGACGACGCGGACCGCCCGTACTACGCCGCCAGCACCATCAAGCTCCACGTGCTGCTGGCGGCGCTGCGGGCCGCCGACGCCGGCTCCCTCGACCTCGACGAGAGCGTCCCGGCCACCCGCACCTTCCTCGGTGCCGGCAGTGCTCCGTTCACCCTCGGCGGCGACCACCTCGACCCCACGCATCCGGCCGACGGGGACTCGGTCCGTGTCCGGGAGCTGCTGACGCGCATGATCGACCGCTCCAGCAACGAGGCCACCGACCACGTGATCGAGCTGATCGGCCTGGACGCGGTGGCCGATGCGATCACGGAGCTGGGCCTCACGTCGACGCGGGTGGAACGGATGATCGGGGACGCGAGCGCGCTCGCGGCCGGGGCGACCAACGAGACCAGCGCCGCCGATCTCGCCCGCACGATGCGTGCGCTCGTGCGGCCGACGGCCGAGCTCTCGCCCTCGTCCCGCGGCCTGGCCCGCACCGCGCTGCGGGCCCAGCAGATCCCGGTGATCGCCCGAGCCCTGCGCGAGGGCGTCCCTTGGGGGTCGAAGTCGGGCTGGGTCGACGGCTACCGGCACGACGTCGCCTTCCTCGACGACCCGGACTCCCCGGACGTGCGATTCCTGGCCGTGATGACGGCAGGGCTCGACCCGGAGGATGCCGACGTGCGGATCCTCCGGGTGGTGCGCGAGCTGTGTCCCGATCTGAGCCGCTGA
- a CDS encoding TetR/AcrR family transcriptional regulator: MQEDHSQIVEAPALRSDARENRDLLIIAARELFTIRGIDVPLGAIARRAGVSPATLYRRFPTRHELVADVFAEQLAECDAVLARAVADEDPWRGLVRLLSTVTEMQARSRGFSAAFLARYPGAVDVEGARTRAEEGLAELVQRAKDVGTLRPDFDPSDVYLLLLAVDPLAAQPASTAVAAARRLVAYVLQAARAGHTAPLPPPAPLELSVLHGDPSR, from the coding sequence ATGCAGGAGGATCACTCGCAGATCGTCGAGGCGCCCGCGCTGCGCTCCGATGCCCGTGAGAACCGGGATCTCCTGATCATCGCTGCCCGAGAGCTGTTCACGATCCGCGGCATCGACGTGCCGCTCGGCGCGATCGCCCGACGGGCCGGGGTGAGCCCGGCGACGCTGTACCGTCGCTTCCCCACCCGCCACGAGCTCGTCGCGGATGTCTTCGCCGAACAGCTCGCCGAGTGCGATGCGGTCCTCGCCCGCGCCGTGGCCGACGAGGATCCCTGGCGGGGGCTGGTGCGGCTGCTGAGCACCGTGACCGAGATGCAGGCCCGCAGCCGGGGCTTCAGCGCCGCGTTCCTGGCGCGCTACCCGGGCGCAGTGGACGTGGAGGGGGCGCGCACCCGCGCCGAAGAGGGACTGGCCGAGCTGGTGCAGCGGGCGAAGGATGTCGGCACCCTGCGGCCGGACTTCGACCCCAGCGACGTCTATCTGCTGCTGCTCGCCGTGGATCCTCTCGCAGCGCAGCCGGCATCGACGGCGGTGGCGGCTGCGCGACGCCTGGTGGCCTACGTGCTCCAGGCCGCGCGCGCCGGGCACACCGCTCCGCTGCCCCCGCCTGCGCCCCTGGAGCTGTCGGTGCTGCACGGGGACCCGAGTCGGTGA
- a CDS encoding PTS sugar transporter subunit IIA, whose amino-acid sequence MSSDEREHDDDHREGAGEPVPLALTVVVARLDVTDSADVLRALSGHLLDAGAVTLDFPEALQAREQRYPTGLPTPVPTAIPHADPEHVLIPGLALASLAHPVPFGEMGGTGDTVDARLVAMPLLSNAREHLAALQRLMGLLRDGAAVADLLEAADEADLRERAEAQLRRGPAAPGPDADDTEEKRA is encoded by the coding sequence ATGAGCTCAGATGAGCGAGAGCACGATGACGACCACCGTGAGGGCGCGGGAGAACCCGTCCCCCTCGCGCTGACCGTCGTCGTCGCCCGCCTGGACGTCACCGACTCCGCTGATGTGCTCCGCGCGCTGTCCGGCCACCTGCTCGATGCCGGCGCCGTCACCCTCGACTTCCCCGAGGCCCTGCAGGCGCGCGAGCAGCGTTATCCCACAGGTCTGCCCACCCCCGTCCCCACCGCGATCCCGCACGCCGACCCCGAGCACGTGCTCATCCCGGGCCTGGCGCTCGCGAGCCTCGCCCACCCGGTCCCTTTCGGGGAGATGGGCGGGACCGGCGACACCGTCGACGCCCGCCTGGTGGCGATGCCTCTGCTCAGCAACGCCCGCGAGCACCTCGCCGCCCTGCAGCGCCTGATGGGTCTGCTGCGCGACGGGGCGGCGGTCGCCGATCTGCTGGAGGCGGCCGACGAGGCCGACCTGCGCGAGCGCGCCGAGGCCCAGCTCCGCCGCGGCCCGGCCGCTCCCGGGCCGGACGCCGACGACACCGAGGAGAAGCGCGCATGA
- a CDS encoding NUDIX domain-containing protein, translated as MNTPRLAVKALIVRDGHVLMNRYIGPDGSTLFALPGGGQEHGEDQVAALIRECREEIGAQIEVHQAACLFETMMDTRMVDDAPIPPFHQVNVAYWCGLAEGEEPGRGTEPDPGQAGTAWLSLAALDAYDVRPMRIARWLESDPSSRPFSLGTGAD; from the coding sequence ATGAACACGCCGCGGCTGGCGGTGAAGGCACTGATCGTCCGCGACGGCCACGTGCTCATGAACCGCTACATCGGCCCCGACGGCAGCACGCTGTTCGCCCTGCCCGGCGGCGGCCAGGAGCACGGCGAGGACCAGGTCGCGGCCCTGATCCGCGAATGCCGCGAGGAGATCGGTGCGCAGATCGAGGTGCACCAGGCGGCGTGCCTGTTCGAGACCATGATGGATACGCGCATGGTGGACGATGCTCCGATCCCGCCCTTCCACCAGGTCAACGTCGCCTACTGGTGCGGCCTCGCGGAGGGGGAGGAGCCCGGGAGGGGCACCGAACCCGATCCGGGCCAGGCGGGCACGGCCTGGTTGTCGCTGGCGGCCCTGGACGCCTACGACGTCCGGCCGATGCGGATCGCCCGCTGGCTGGAATCCGACCCCAGCAGCCGCCCGTTCTCGCTGGGGACCGGCGCGGACTGA
- a CDS encoding DUF819 domain-containing protein, which produces MITNGLLMLGVLLGLSCVLIVLERTTGWKLFKFVPGMVLMYLACAALNSLGVFGEDDSTRAPVAAVKDVLLPAMILLFLFGCDVRKIIRLGPKLLLTYCVAAGSLFIGMIVVVTIFQAALHDEAWKVFGALLASWTGGSANMVAVQDILQAPESIFGYALITDTIMYSVWLMAMFAAVASSPRFNRWTKADTSYLDAHVGAFDEEERPITIASLAIVVFGSLFASTVAGWVGTLLPEWGTVVNATTWTILIVSVLGLIVAVTPLGKTAGSVEVATLMLFVVIGQIASGSDFSALTQAPLYLLIGVLVLLVHIIIMLIYAKIAKVELFSLAVASTANIGGVASAPVVAAAYNRQLVPVGVLMALIGSFAGTFLGLAAAKIMSVL; this is translated from the coding sequence GTGATCACCAACGGCCTGCTCATGCTCGGCGTCCTGCTGGGACTGTCGTGCGTGCTGATCGTGCTCGAGCGCACGACCGGCTGGAAACTGTTCAAGTTCGTGCCCGGCATGGTGCTGATGTACCTGGCGTGCGCGGCCCTCAACTCGCTCGGCGTGTTCGGCGAGGACGACTCCACCCGTGCGCCCGTGGCCGCCGTCAAGGACGTCCTGCTGCCGGCGATGATCCTGCTGTTCCTGTTCGGCTGCGACGTCCGCAAGATCATCCGCCTCGGCCCCAAGCTGCTGCTGACCTACTGCGTCGCCGCGGGTTCGCTGTTCATCGGCATGATCGTGGTGGTGACGATCTTCCAGGCGGCGCTGCACGACGAGGCCTGGAAGGTGTTCGGCGCCCTGCTGGCCTCCTGGACCGGCGGCAGCGCCAACATGGTCGCCGTGCAGGACATCCTGCAGGCGCCGGAGTCGATCTTCGGCTACGCCCTGATCACCGACACGATCATGTACTCGGTGTGGCTGATGGCGATGTTCGCCGCCGTCGCCTCCTCGCCCCGCTTCAACCGGTGGACCAAGGCGGACACGTCCTACCTCGACGCCCATGTCGGCGCCTTCGACGAGGAGGAGCGGCCGATCACGATCGCCTCGCTCGCGATCGTCGTGTTCGGCTCGCTGTTCGCCTCGACCGTCGCCGGGTGGGTGGGCACCCTGCTCCCCGAGTGGGGCACCGTCGTCAATGCCACGACCTGGACGATCCTCATCGTCTCCGTGCTGGGCCTGATCGTCGCCGTCACCCCGCTGGGGAAGACCGCCGGCTCCGTCGAGGTGGCCACCCTGATGCTGTTCGTGGTGATCGGGCAGATCGCCTCGGGCTCTGACTTCTCCGCGCTCACCCAGGCCCCGCTGTACCTGCTGATCGGCGTGCTGGTGCTGCTGGTCCACATCATCATCATGCTCATCTACGCGAAGATCGCGAAGGTCGAGCTGTTCTCGCTGGCCGTCGCCTCCACCGCGAACATCGGCGGTGTCGCCTCGGCGCCCGTGGTCGCCGCCGCCTACAACCGCCAGCTGGTGCCCGTCGGGGTGCTGATGGCGCTGATCGGGTCCTTCGCCGGCACCTTCCTCGGGCTCGCCGCCGCGAAGATCATGTCGGTCCTGTGA
- a CDS encoding zinc-binding dehydrogenase, whose translation MRALVITGPGEAAVEDVAAPVAAPGEVVVDVQRAGVCGTDLEFLTGNMAYLHSGHARYPMRIGHEWMGTVSQVGAGVDRRWIGRRVMGDTMLGCGHCRRCLRGHQHVCEDRQEVGIRGGRHGALAEQLTVPAASLHVLPDRLDPTLGALVEPGGNALRAVQAAALSPGDRVLILGPGTIGLLCALFARAAGAEVHLLGLPGPALEFARSQGFEHVWDETTLPEAPLDEIIDAATSAELPPWALSRVEPGGRVVLIGLADDPSRIDTRDLVLGDLTVTGVLSASPALEETIAAYADGSVDPRALVAATIGLDEVAAVLAGTRPYGAGEGPKIHIDPRSA comes from the coding sequence ATGCGTGCCCTGGTGATCACCGGCCCCGGAGAGGCCGCTGTGGAAGACGTCGCCGCGCCGGTCGCCGCGCCCGGTGAGGTGGTGGTCGACGTCCAGCGCGCGGGGGTCTGCGGCACCGATCTCGAGTTCCTCACCGGGAACATGGCCTACCTCCACTCCGGCCACGCCCGCTACCCGATGCGCATCGGGCACGAGTGGATGGGCACGGTCTCCCAGGTCGGCGCGGGCGTGGATCGGCGATGGATCGGACGACGGGTCATGGGCGACACCATGCTGGGCTGCGGGCACTGCCGACGCTGCCTGCGCGGCCACCAGCACGTGTGCGAGGACCGCCAGGAGGTGGGGATCCGCGGCGGTCGCCACGGGGCACTGGCCGAGCAGCTCACCGTGCCCGCCGCCTCGCTGCACGTCCTGCCCGATCGGCTCGACCCGACTCTCGGCGCCCTCGTCGAGCCGGGCGGCAACGCGCTGCGCGCGGTCCAGGCCGCTGCCCTCTCCCCCGGGGACCGTGTGCTGATCCTGGGGCCGGGCACGATCGGCCTGCTGTGCGCGCTGTTCGCCCGCGCGGCCGGCGCGGAGGTGCATCTGCTGGGACTGCCCGGGCCGGCCCTGGAGTTCGCCCGCTCTCAGGGATTCGAGCACGTGTGGGACGAGACCACGCTGCCCGAGGCGCCGCTGGATGAGATCATCGACGCCGCGACGTCCGCGGAGCTGCCGCCCTGGGCGCTCTCCCGCGTCGAGCCGGGCGGGCGCGTGGTGCTGATCGGACTGGCCGACGACCCCAGTCGCATCGACACCCGCGACCTCGTGCTCGGTGATCTCACCGTCACCGGGGTGCTCAGCGCCTCCCCCGCGCTCGAGGAGACCATCGCCGCCTACGCCGACGGTTCCGTCGACCCCCGCGCGCTGGTCGCGGCCACCATCGGGCTGGACGAGGTGGCGGCCGTGCTCGCGGGGACGCGTCCGTACGGTGCCGGCGAAGGGCCCAAGATCCACATCGACCCCAGGTCGGCCTGA
- a CDS encoding aldo/keto reductase, producing MPASPSITFHDGRSIPQLGYGVWQVENEVAADVVVQALEAGYRHIDTARGYNNEAGVGTALKTAGLTRDDVFVTSKVPNQDQGRDKTLASFDGTMADLGLEQLDLYLIHWPAPSKGLAVETWKTLIELQEQGRIRSIGVSNFRIEDLEKLEAETGVLPVLNQIELHPYFNQPELREFHASKNIVTESWSPLGQGGGELEDPVIKKIADAHGADIAQVVIAWNLALGNVVIPKSVTPKRIASNLASLEVELTDDEVAQITALHKGAEGRRGGNPDDMIAHQGA from the coding sequence ATGCCCGCCTCTCCGTCCATCACCTTCCACGACGGTCGTTCCATCCCGCAGCTCGGCTACGGCGTGTGGCAGGTCGAGAACGAGGTCGCCGCCGATGTGGTCGTCCAGGCCCTCGAGGCCGGCTACCGCCACATCGACACCGCACGGGGCTACAACAACGAGGCCGGCGTCGGCACCGCCCTGAAGACAGCGGGCCTGACCCGCGACGACGTGTTCGTGACCTCCAAGGTCCCCAACCAGGACCAGGGCCGCGACAAGACCCTCGCGTCCTTCGACGGCACCATGGCCGACCTCGGCCTCGAGCAGCTCGACCTCTACCTGATCCACTGGCCGGCACCCTCGAAGGGCCTCGCCGTGGAGACCTGGAAGACCCTCATCGAGCTGCAGGAGCAGGGCCGCATCCGGTCCATCGGCGTCTCGAACTTCCGCATCGAGGACCTCGAGAAGCTCGAGGCCGAGACCGGTGTGCTGCCCGTGCTCAACCAGATCGAGCTGCACCCCTACTTCAACCAGCCCGAGCTGCGCGAGTTCCATGCCTCGAAGAACATCGTCACCGAGTCCTGGTCCCCGCTCGGCCAGGGTGGCGGCGAGCTCGAGGACCCGGTCATCAAGAAGATCGCCGATGCCCATGGTGCCGACATCGCCCAGGTCGTCATCGCCTGGAACCTGGCGCTGGGCAACGTGGTGATCCCGAAGTCCGTGACCCCGAAGCGCATCGCCTCCAACCTCGCCTCCCTCGAGGTCGAGCTCACCGACGACGAGGTCGCCCAGATCACCGCCCTGCACAAGGGCGCCGAGGGGCGTCGCGGCGGCAACCCCGACGACATGATCGCCCACCAGGGCGCCTGA
- a CDS encoding C40 family peptidase — protein MSTHSPPPRPTRRDGLRLAAAGTAGLAVAGLASLAPASAVGPADLPADRPGPRPEPGVGLTPGGVAHVAVTATTLWVDPRTNRPGIDDPSLTNPVDLDAWNANMEDTETRRWLTGELESQAVLGSEVIVDEIDGDWAHIVVTAQGTPRDPRGYPGWVPTIHLVVDDGFADHVASAPTATVTALTSTLTGTPSGNHPGIDVSFDTILPVLGRTAQAVQVAVPGGDRAYLPAPDVVVREHGERPPLPTVEDIVATGERFLGLRYLWAGVSAYGFDCSGYTYTLFHHHGIAIDRDAGDQMNHSGLQPVEREDIQRGDLVFFATEPGGDSIRHVALYLGDDQIMQAPNAARSVEIMSLTEYDPTGEYAGARRVQLAG, from the coding sequence ATGTCCACGCACTCCCCCCCCCCCCGACCGACCCGCCGCGACGGGCTGCGCCTCGCCGCCGCCGGCACTGCCGGCCTCGCCGTCGCGGGCCTGGCCTCGCTCGCCCCGGCGAGCGCCGTCGGACCTGCCGATCTGCCCGCCGACCGCCCCGGTCCCCGGCCCGAGCCGGGCGTCGGCCTCACGCCGGGCGGCGTCGCCCACGTCGCCGTCACGGCCACCACCTTGTGGGTGGACCCGCGCACGAACCGTCCCGGGATCGACGACCCCTCGCTGACCAATCCCGTCGACCTCGACGCGTGGAACGCGAACATGGAAGACACCGAGACCCGGCGCTGGCTGACCGGCGAGCTCGAGTCGCAGGCCGTCCTCGGCAGCGAGGTGATCGTCGACGAGATCGACGGCGACTGGGCGCACATCGTCGTCACCGCGCAGGGCACCCCGCGCGACCCGCGCGGCTACCCCGGCTGGGTGCCGACGATCCATCTGGTGGTCGACGACGGCTTCGCCGACCACGTCGCCTCGGCCCCGACCGCGACGGTCACCGCGCTGACCAGCACGCTGACCGGCACCCCGTCGGGCAACCATCCCGGGATCGACGTCTCCTTCGACACGATCCTGCCGGTCCTCGGCCGCACCGCGCAGGCCGTGCAGGTGGCCGTGCCCGGCGGCGATCGCGCCTACCTGCCGGCCCCCGACGTGGTGGTGCGCGAGCACGGTGAGCGGCCTCCGCTGCCCACGGTCGAGGACATCGTCGCCACCGGCGAGCGGTTCCTGGGCCTGCGGTACCTGTGGGCCGGGGTGAGCGCCTACGGCTTCGACTGCTCCGGGTACACCTACACGCTGTTCCACCACCACGGCATCGCCATCGACCGCGATGCCGGGGACCAGATGAACCACTCGGGTCTGCAGCCGGTGGAGCGGGAGGACATCCAGCGCGGCGACCTGGTGTTCTTCGCGACCGAGCCGGGCGGGGACTCCATCCGCCACGTCGCGCTCTACCTCGGCGACGACCAGATCATGCAGGCGCCGAACGCGGCCCGCAGCGTCGAGATCATGTCGCTGACCGAGTACGACCCGACCGGCGAGTACGCCGGGGCGCGCCGGGTGCAGCTGGCCGGCTGA